From the genome of Blautia hydrogenotrophica DSM 10507:
GTTTTGCAGGGACATAAGTTTGCAATAAAAGAAATCCGGGCTGGAGAAGAGATAGTGAAATATGGCTATCCGATCGGAGTAGCAAAAGTAAATATTTCTTCTGGACAGTGGATACATACTCACAATATGCGGACAAAACTTGATGAAAATAAAAGTTATGAATATTGTCCAGCTTTTGAGGCTAAAACGGTGGGAAAGCAGGAATTTTTTCAAGGATATTTGCGAACAGATGGGAGCGTGGGAACACGTAATGAGATATGGATTGTGCCCACAGTGGGTTGCGTAAATTCCATTGCAAATAAGATCAGAGATTTGACGGAGCACTGTGCAGAGGGGAGAGTAGATGGAATTCGAGTCTTTTCACATCCTTATGGGTGTAGTCAAATGGGAGAAGATCATAAAAACTTGCAGAAAGCATTGGCGGCATTGGTGAGACATCCGAATGCAGGAGCTGCTTTGGTATTGGGACTCGGATGCGAAAATAACAATATCGGTGAATTTCAGAAAGTTCTGGGAGATTACGATACCCGGAGAGTTTTCTTTTTGGAATGCCAAGCAGTTCAGGACGAAATTCAGCAGGGTGCGGAGCTGGTAAAGAAACTCATTTCCTATGCGGCTGGCTTCAAACGAAGCTTGGTTCCTATCTCAAAATTGGTTGTAGGATTGAAGTGCGGAGGTAGTGATGGACTATCTGGGTTAACCGCGAATCCTTTGGTGGGAAGATTTTCAGACCATCTGGTTGCATGTGGGGGGACTAGTATTCTCACGGAAGTTCCAGAAATGTTTGGAGCGGAGACCATACTGATGAACCGTTGCCAGGATCAACAGACTTTCCAAAATACTGTGGAATTAATCCAAAACTTTAAGAAGTACTATACAGATCATGGACAGGTGGTGTATGAAAACCCATCACCGGGAAACAAAATGGGGGGAATTACAACACTGGAAGATAAAAGTCTTGGATGTATTCAAAAAGGTGGAGGTAGTAAGGTCGCAGATGTCCTGCAATATACGGAGAGAGTGAAACAAAACGGGTTGAATTTACTGCAGGGGCCGGGTAATGACATCGTGTCCACATCTGCCCTTGTGATGTCAGGAGCACAGTTAATTCTATTTACCACAGGGAGGGGGAATCCTATGGGTGCGGGGGTTCCAACGATAAAAATCGCTTCCAATTCGGGATTGAGCCAATTTAAAGAAAACTGGATTGATTTTAATGCAGGAAGCTGTCTGGAACAAGTACAGGTGCGAGATCTGGACACAGAGTTTTTTCAGTATGTGGTACAGGTGGCAGAGGGGAGAAAAACGAAATCGGAGAAAGCTGGGTTTTTCGAGTTTACACTTTGGAAACAAGGGGTTACCTTGTAGGAAATGCCAAATATTATAGCAGTGATAAAAGCATATCAGTACTATTTTATTTTTTATTCTAAATTTTACCTGCCAACTGCTTTTAAAAGTAATCTGCCCCCTGTCAGGCAGGCACCGATCAGGCAAATGGCGACTAAAATCAGGTAGACATGCCGCATACCATAGATAAACACATCATCACGGCCGGCAATATAGTCGGTTACTTTATAGCCTGCTTTGTTACTCATGAAAGAGTATAACAAAGTGGTGGATAATGTAATTCCAACAGTCTGACCTAAATTTCTCACCAGAGAGTTTACGCTGCCGACTATGCCGAGCTTACTTTTGGGACATGTTGACATAATCAGAGCATTGTTGGCAGGCTGAAAAATGGCCTGCCCGGCCGCCATTGTGGAGACAAATACCGCAAAAAAGATAACAGACGATGTTTCCATCAGCTGTGACATTAAGAAGAATCCAAGACTTAGTATCAGCAGACCGACAAAGATCACTTTTTCCGGATTTCTTTTATCAGAAATGCCCCCGAATACCGGAGAACAGACAGCTAGAATCAGAGGAGGCAGCATCATGAAGAAACCAGCGCAAAAAGGGCTTAATCCCAAAGCATTTTGCAGATAAAAGGGGATTAAGATACTCGAAGAGGCTATACAGATGAAAGAGGTCAGTGCACAGCCTAAATTCGCTGAAAATTTGATACTTTTGAATATTTTTACGTCCAAGAGCGGTTCATTCTTCTTCTTTTCTACGTAAACGAAAATAATACCTAAAATAATGGAGGCGGTAATGCCTGCTGTGATATATGGATGGAATATGCTTATTTGCTGGGACAAAATAAGGGAACCAAAAAACAATAGCGTTGTCATAAATTGCAGGATGGAACCGGCTATATCTAATTTTTCCTGTTTTTTTCTCCCTCTAGGCAAAAATTTTATCCCCAGTAAAAAGACAATCATGCCAAATGGAACATTGACATAGAAAATGTAATTCCAATGAAAAACGGATAAGATCATCCCTCCGACAGACGGGCCTACCATGTTTCCAATCGCGACGGCAGTTACTAGAATCCCCAACGCTTTTCCACGACTTTCCCTTGGAAATAATTCGGTGATAATTCCATGGTTATTGGCCATATAGGCAGAGGCGCCTATGCCCTGTAAAAAGCGGCATGCTATCAGCATGGCAAAGGAAGTGCTCAGTCCGCACAACAGGGAAGCGAGTGTGAAAAGAATTGTCCCGATGTGAAATATACGGGACTTACCGATGATATCTCCTAATCGTCCAAAGAACAATATAGTTGAGCATATAATCATGGAATAACTGGCAGCTACCCACTCAATGGAAGAGATGGGTACGCTTAACTGATGGGAGAGCACTGGCAGCGCAACGTTTACAATACTTGAGTCTAAGGTAGCCATAAAAGTCATTGCGATTACCACAATTAGGACAATATTGTTGGATTTGTTATCAGTTTTATATGATTTACCGTTCATACTTTTTCTCCTTTTTAGTACTTATGTGGAAGAGTGAAAGGACTCGTGTGGAAGCTTTCGACATCCTAATAATAGACATGTCTTAGGATGTATTCAACAACTGGATTGCTGTTTATTAGTACAATTTTGATATAAGAAAAGTATGTACACATCTGTACCTGTCACACGTAACGTGAAAAGACGTAAAATTTATTCTTTACGACTGTGAGTAGCCTTTGTATACTGAGAGTATGAAAAATAGAGATAATTATTTTAACAGAGAAGGTCAAGAAAGTTTTGTGGATATTTTTGAGAAGGATGACATAAAAAACGGGCAGAATTTTCCACGACATTGGCACGAGCATCTGCAAATATACTATTTTATCAGGGGGACAGCAAAACTAGAGTGCGGGAAAAACTGCTTTGAGGTTCAGGAGGGAGATTTAGCAGTTGTGAACTGCAACGAATTACATTATTTGGAAAGTACTTCGGATAATCTGGTTTTTTACACAATAAGAGTTGAGCCCGCGTTTTTGTACAGTAATCATGAAGACTTGCTGCAAGCAAAATATTTGGCCCCGATCACTTTAAATAGAATTGAATTTCACAATTTCATAGCTGGTGATACAGAGCTCTTGGAAATAGTGAAAAAAGTTCTGGAAGAATATTATAACAAACAAATCGGTTACGAGCTGGCTGTAAAGGGAGGTATATATTTTTTAATTGTCAGACTGCTGAGATGTCATGTCCAGCATATCTTGACACAGACAGAGTTAGAAGAAAGAGAGCATACATTACTAAGATTTAAGCCAGTATTTGAAATGATAGAGAGTAATTACTGTGAAAAGATAACATTGTCTCAATTAGCGGAGACGATCGGTTTTAGCGTTCACCATTTCTGCCGTACCTTTAAGCAACTGACCGGAAAAACAACTACCGATTATATGAATCATATCCGTTTGGACAAAGCCGTTTATTATCTAAAGCAATCGGATTGCAATATTACGGAAATCGCATTAAAATGTGGGTTTGAGAATATCAACTATTTCAGCAGGGTTTTTAAAAAATATTACTCGGTATCTCCCACTCAATATCGAAAGTTAAATAAACTTAATACAGGTTTTTGATTATTTTTCAAAAGCCCGCAAAGGCTTAATTTATGGTCTTTGCGGGCTTTTTACGTGAAGAAGTAATCATGAATCGCACGCTCCGCTGTGGTTCATGCTAGACGCGCTCCATCGGTACACAGCACCACTTGACGGGAAATAGACAGCAAACGGCAATGCCGTGAGCTAACTGCGGCACCACACCAGATAGAGGAAAGGGGTAAACTTCTTGGACGAAATCCAATTCCGCTTACTTGTGGAATTTTACTTATTTATCTTGGGGGGATATTCGTGACAAAACACTTTACGGAATCGTTTATGTGTAAGTAACAAGACCTTTTGGAGACGGTTTCTGGTGAGGAAATATACTTGCTAAAAAATATAGAAGGTGATAAAATGAACATATAAATAAAATGTTCATTTTATCAGATGGGGAGAAGGCTCCCGCCTCTATAGGCGGTGAACGAGAAATTAATACCAGTGGCGGGTGTTAATCTTCTGTCTGATAAACGCTCCGCGAGGATGCGCAGGGATTCGGGGATGAATGGCGTCGGTTAATTCCGACTCGAGTCCCGTGCCGAGACTTGCGAGCCAGTCTTGAACAGAAAGTGAGAGAGTATGCCTAAAATTTTTTCGGACGCAAAGAAACAGTTTTTATATAAAAGCATAAAACAAAATTGTATTGATTTAATGTGTAAAAAAGGCTACAAACAGCTCAACATCAGAGAATTGGCGAAAATTACTGGGATATCAACTGGTACATTTTATAATTTTTATGATTCAAAAGAGGCTCTAATTTTGTCGATTATGGAGGATGCGCAGCGTGACTTGGAGAATCGTTTTTGGAAACTTTTAGAATGCAACAGGAAAATAACAAAGGCTGAATTTATAGACTTGTACAGCTTCTTTTTTTTAAGAGATAAAAAAAATATTTTTCGATATTTATCAAGGGATGATTTAACTGCGATTCTTTTGCGGGCAGAAAAAAAGCAGTCTTTTGACGCGATAAAGATTTCTATGGAAAAAAATATAAAATACATAGACAAACCCAAGAAAAATATAAACTTTCATGCCGTTATAAATTTTACACAGCTTATTCATCTTTGCATTGAAAACAGTGATTTATTGGTCAAAGAAGAAATAGAGAATACGGTAAAAAAGTTGTTGGAAAATCTTGCAGACGAGATTTTTGAGGAGGAGTCATAGATGAAATTTCACGAATTTGGAAATAGAGCAAATCCGCACATTATGATGATTCATGGAGGTGGAAACGCCTGGTGGAATTATTTAAGACAGGCAAGAGCTTTATCAGAAGATTACCATGTTATTTTACCGACTTTAGACGGGCATGGGGAGGAACATCATACAGAATATGTGTCTACGACGGACAGCGCGCAAAAGCTGATCTCATACATAGACGAAAATTGCGGCGGACATCTTTTTATGCTCTGTGGAGTATCTTTAGGCGGACAGATCGTGATAGAAATGCTTTCTCTTAGGGGAGATATTTCTCAGAAAGCGATGATTGACGGGAGTATTTGTTATCCGCAGCCTAAAACAGAAAGATTTTGTACTGCTGTGGTACGTCTTTTGGGAGGAGTAATGTTTAGCAGGGTTTCTTGCAGATGCCAGATGCTTTTCCTGCGTCTGTTTCCTAAAATGAGGTTTCCAAAAGAACTAGAAGACTATTACATTCAGGATATTCCTTTGCTGAGAAAGACTACCCTTTACAACATGTACCGTACATATATGGCGGAGTATCAGTTAAAGGAAGACATTTCCAAGACCAATGCACAGATTCTGTACTGCTATGGCTCAAGGGAAATGAAATGTGTAAAAAGATCCGCCCAGTTATTGAAGGAAAAAGTTCCCTCGTGCCGGATATACGAAGCAAAAGGATACAATCACGGAGAACTGGCGATTTATCGGCCAAATGAATGGTTAAAATTCGTTGAACCGTTTTTAAACACGTGAGTTGGATAACCAATATTTATCAGATGGGGAAGACTCGCGAGCGAGCCTTGAATGACCGGACGAAAGGAAGAGGATTACCATGATGGAGGTTTTTTACGTAGAAGATGATAAAACGATTGCTGATTCTGTAAAAGAGTATTTAAATCGGCAGAACTGTAAAGTTGCTATATTTGAAACCGTAACAGCTGTAAAAAAAGCATTACAAAGTTGGATTCCTGCCCTTGTTTTAATAGACTGGAATCTACCGGATGGGGAAGGGAAGGATTTGTGCCTTTGGATTCGGGAGAGAGTAGTGGATTTGCCGATTATCATTCTGACGGTGAGGGGAGATTCACAGGATGTTGTAGCTGGGTTTCAGAGTGGAGCGGATGATTATGTGGTGAAGCCATTTGAGCTTACTGTCCTTTATTCTCGTATGCTTGCGCTGCTGCGGAGGGTCCAAAAAGCCGAAGAGACCAAACTATTTTGTGACGATTTGGTATTGGATAAGGAGAGGCTGACGGTCAGCAGAGGGCAGAAGGAAATCGTCCTGAGCCAGTCGGAGTACCATTTGCTTTTGCTGCTGATGGAGAATAAGGGAAAAACAATTACAAGAACCCAGCTTTTAGAACAGATCTGGGACAACCATGGTCATTTTGTGAATAACAATACGTTGACGGTTACCGTGAAACGGTTAAGGGAAAAATTGTGCAACCCCACCTGTCTGAAAACAGTTCGCAGCTTTGGTTATCGCATGGAGGATACGATATGAATGGGAAAAGAAAGCAAAGAATACTTTATTTGGCTCCCATTCTCATGCTTTTTCTGTGTTTATCCTGTATAGCTGTTATCGGTTTGAACACCTACCGAAAGCTTGTTTTTGAACATCTTTCAGCGTTCTGTGAAATCGCGGCAGAGAACAATCCGGAAAGCGAGCAGTATTTCCTGACGGCATTAAAAGAATATCAGACTCTGACGGAGCAGGAAATAGACGGGAATCACTATTTGGAGAAATATGGCTACCATGCCGGCGAGTTTTACCAAGTATTTCCATCTGGTATGTTTCTTGCTTTTTTTCTGTTGTCTTTAATCCTAGTCTTTTCTTTTGGCTGTGGGCTGCGGAAGATACATAGGCACAATCAAAGGCGGGCTGCGTATTTGACAGAGTATTTAGAAAATATCAACATAGGTGCTGACAGTACTTTGATACAAACGCAGGAAGATGATTTTTCGCATTTACAGGATGAGATATATAAGACAGTCACAATGCTTTATCAGACCAGGGAATCAGCAGTCGCTTCAAAAAAGCGATATGCTGAAAATCTGGCGAACATTGCTCATCAGCTGAAGACGCCGATTACCGCCGCATCTCTTTCCCTTCAGTTGATGGAAAAAGAAGGTTCCAGTGAATACTCAGTAAAAATAAAAAAGCAGTTGGACCGGTTGAACCGTCTGGAAGAGGCTTTATTGATGCTTTCCAAGATGGACGCTGGTACTTTGCTGCTGAAACAAGAAAAGGTTGATATTTATACAGTATTAAATCTTGCAGCTGAAAACATAAGTGATTTGCTGCTGAAGGAACATATCTCAGTGGACATACCGGATAAAGGCTGCATCGAATTTTTCGGGGACTTGGAATGGACAATGGAAGCTCTTATCAATCTTATGAAAAATTGTATGGAACATTCACACTCCGGCGGACACGTTTATTGTGATTATACATGGAATCCCTTATATGCAGAAATTCAGATATGGGATGAAGGGAGGGGATTTGCCCTGGAAGATCTTCCACATCTTTTTGAGCGGTTTTACCGGGGGAAATATGCGGTATCAAACGGAATCGGCATTGGATTGGCCCTTGCCAGGTCTATCTTTGAACTGCAGAACGGGACAGTTACCGCCCGGAATCTGCAGGCTGGGGGCGCCTGTTTCGAGATAAGAATATATAGTCACTGAGATGTCACTTTACTTTGCTATACTGTATTTACGTCTTTATGGGCTGTGGCCTGTATCAGGAAAGGAGAAAGCGGCATGGAAATACTAAAATGTGAAGGTGTCCGAAAAGTATATGGTACTGGAAGTAATCAGGTGGTTGCGTTAGAACATATTGACTTATCAGTGCAGAAAGGGGAATTTGTGGCGGTTGTTGGAGCATCCGGGTCTGGAAAATCAACGCTTTTGCATATTTTGGGCAGTGTGGACAAGCCAACTGCCGGCAAGGTCATGGTAGAAGGAAAGGATATTTCCACATTAACTCCAGCACAGGCAGCTGTTTTCCGGCGCAGAAAGGTGGGACTGGTTTATCAGTTTTACAATCTGATACCTACACTTACTGTCCGAAAAAACATTCTTATGCCGCTTATTTTAGATAAGAGAAAAGCCAACCCGGAATATTTTGAACAGATTGTGAATTCACTGGGCATTGCTGATAAGTTAGAAGTTCTTCCTTATCAATTATCGGGTGGCCAACAGCAGAGGGCAGCCCTTGCCAGATCTTTGATTTACCGTCCAGCCTTGCTGCTGGCGGATGAACCGACAGGGAATCTCGACAAAAAGAACGGGAAAGAAATGATAGACATGCTGAAGCTGTCAAACCGCAATTTGAATCAGACCATTCTATTGATTACCCACGATGAGAAAATCGCTTTGGAGGCAGACCGTATTATAACCATAGAGGATGGAAAAATCATCCTTGACGTTTTTCATGATTCTGCCAAGTGGCATAAGGGTATCTTCTAGGGAAAGGTCGGTGAAGATAATGTGGAGAGACTATTCGATAGGATTTATCAAAAGAAACCGGGCGTCCAGCTTATCCGTCATTGTGGCCGCTTTCATCTCTGCGCTGTTTTTGTCCTGGCTTTGCGGCCTGTTTTATAATTTCTGGAATTATGAAATTGAAAGGATTGTCTCGGAGGAGGGAGACTGGCAGGGACGTATTTGCGGTACATTTGATGAGAGTGTGGTGTCCGACATTAAAAATTTCGCAAACGTGGATGCTGTCACTATCAATCCGAAACTGTCTGATGAAAACAATCTTGTCGTGGATATTCGTTTTCAGAATATAAGGACAGTTTACCGCGATATGCCGATCATAGCGGAACAGCTGGGAGTCTCTGACCGAGACCTATCGTATCATGAATTGCTTTTGTCGAGATATTTTGTTCATGATCCGCAGGATACGGCTCCGCCTTTGCTGCCGGCATTCTGCGCGGCAGTACTGATGATTGTCTGTGTATCTTTGATTTTAATTATTCATAATTCTTTTTCAGTATCTATGGATGCACGTGTTCATCAATTTGGCATTTTCTCAAGTATAGGGGCAACACCGGGACAGATTCGTGCTTGTCTATTACAGGAGGCTGCGATTCTTTGCATTCCGCCGATTTTGCTTGGAACTGGCATCGGAGCTGCGCTTTGCTTTGGGACGATACAGTTGGTCAATCAGCTTGCAAAGGAAATTGTCGGCAGGCATGAAGCGGTTTTTACTTATCATCCGCTGGTATTGGGAATTACGATTTTAGCGGCTGTATTGACCGTTTTTATCTCTGCATGGCTGCCGGCGAGAAAACTAAGCAAATTGACACCCATTGAGGCGATACGAAACAGCGGAGAACTGCATTTAAAAAAGAAAAAGAATGTCCGATTTTTATCACTAGTATTTGGGGCAGAGGGAGAATTGGCCGGAAGTGCGCTAAAAGCGCAGAAAAAAGCTCTGAGAACATCTGCGATATCTCTGACACTTTCGTTTATGGGATTTACCTTGATGCTGTGTTTTTTCACGCTTTCTGAGATCAGTACCAATCACACTTATTTTGAGCGTTACCAGAACGCATGGGACGTAATGGCAACGATAGAAGATACAGATCTGGAGGATTTTACAAAGACAGACGATGTGCAGAGCATAGGGAAGGCGGACAGTGTGATCTATCAAAAAGCAGAGGCCCTGTGCCCTGTTCTGGAAACAAATTTCAGTGACAGATTAAATGAATTAGGTGGTGTAGAAGCAGTTGCAGGGGATTCTGTACGTATTGTTGACGGGAGTTATCTGGTCGATGCTCCCATCCTTATCATGGATGATAAGAGTTTTGAGGCATACTGCCGCAGAATAGGAGTAAATTCGAAGAGTACAGGAAGCATTGTTCTAAACCGAATATGGGACAGCGTGAACAGCAATTTCAGGTACAAAAAATATGTCCCATTTTTATCAGAGGAACAGGATTCCATCGTCCTGCAGAATACGGAACAAACGGAGGAAACCGTTGAACTTCCTATTCTTGCTTATACGCAGGAGCCGCCGGTTTTAAGGGAGGAATATGATAATTACACGCTGGTTCAATTCTTGTCTCTTTCCACGTGGAAGCAGATTGAAAATACCATTGGCCATACAGAAGCCGATACTTACATTCGTGTATTAGCGGAAGGGGACAGAGAGCTGTCTGCGTTGAAGGCGATCGAAACAGAAATCTCAGACATGATAGGAGATAATTTTACCTTTGAGATGGAAAACCGTGTTCAGGAGAGAAGAGACAACGAAGAAATGGTGAATGGATATAAAATAATGATCGG
Proteins encoded in this window:
- a CDS encoding response regulator transcription factor, which codes for MMEVFYVEDDKTIADSVKEYLNRQNCKVAIFETVTAVKKALQSWIPALVLIDWNLPDGEGKDLCLWIRERVVDLPIIILTVRGDSQDVVAGFQSGADDYVVKPFELTVLYSRMLALLRRVQKAEETKLFCDDLVLDKERLTVSRGQKEIVLSQSEYHLLLLLMENKGKTITRTQLLEQIWDNHGHFVNNNTLTVTVKRLREKLCNPTCLKTVRSFGYRMEDTI
- a CDS encoding ABC transporter permease, translating into MWRDYSIGFIKRNRASSLSVIVAAFISALFLSWLCGLFYNFWNYEIERIVSEEGDWQGRICGTFDESVVSDIKNFANVDAVTINPKLSDENNLVVDIRFQNIRTVYRDMPIIAEQLGVSDRDLSYHELLLSRYFVHDPQDTAPPLLPAFCAAVLMIVCVSLILIIHNSFSVSMDARVHQFGIFSSIGATPGQIRACLLQEAAILCIPPILLGTGIGAALCFGTIQLVNQLAKEIVGRHEAVFTYHPLVLGITILAAVLTVFISAWLPARKLSKLTPIEAIRNSGELHLKKKKNVRFLSLVFGAEGELAGSALKAQKKALRTSAISLTLSFMGFTLMLCFFTLSEISTNHTYFERYQNAWDVMATIEDTDLEDFTKTDDVQSIGKADSVIYQKAEALCPVLETNFSDRLNELGGVEAVAGDSVRIVDGSYLVDAPILIMDDKSFEAYCRRIGVNSKSTGSIVLNRIWDSVNSNFRYKKYVPFLSEEQDSIVLQNTEQTEETVELPILAYTQEPPVLREEYDNYTLVQFLSLSTWKQIENTIGHTEADTYIRVLAEGDRELSALKAIETEISDMIGDNFTFEMENRVQERRDNEEMVNGYKIMIGALCVLLAVIGIANVFSNTLGFIRQRNREFARYMSIGMTPKGVRKMFFIEALVIAGRPLLITLPLTVLSVGFMITASCLNPMEFLTKAPILPAAVFILGIFVFVALAYCMGGRKIMKCNLAEALRMDDIV
- a CDS encoding ABC transporter ATP-binding protein gives rise to the protein MEILKCEGVRKVYGTGSNQVVALEHIDLSVQKGEFVAVVGASGSGKSTLLHILGSVDKPTAGKVMVEGKDISTLTPAQAAVFRRRKVGLVYQFYNLIPTLTVRKNILMPLILDKRKANPEYFEQIVNSLGIADKLEVLPYQLSGGQQQRAALARSLIYRPALLLADEPTGNLDKKNGKEMIDMLKLSNRNLNQTILLITHDEKIALEADRIITIEDGKIILDVFHDSAKWHKGIF
- a CDS encoding alpha/beta fold hydrolase, whose protein sequence is MKFHEFGNRANPHIMMIHGGGNAWWNYLRQARALSEDYHVILPTLDGHGEEHHTEYVSTTDSAQKLISYIDENCGGHLFMLCGVSLGGQIVIEMLSLRGDISQKAMIDGSICYPQPKTERFCTAVVRLLGGVMFSRVSCRCQMLFLRLFPKMRFPKELEDYYIQDIPLLRKTTLYNMYRTYMAEYQLKEDISKTNAQILYCYGSREMKCVKRSAQLLKEKVPSCRIYEAKGYNHGELAIYRPNEWLKFVEPFLNT
- a CDS encoding UxaA family hydrolase — its product is MDFRKQAKRVIQIQSGDNVAVALENLERHEKVLLDGQYVILQEKVLQGHKFAIKEIRAGEEIVKYGYPIGVAKVNISSGQWIHTHNMRTKLDENKSYEYCPAFEAKTVGKQEFFQGYLRTDGSVGTRNEIWIVPTVGCVNSIANKIRDLTEHCAEGRVDGIRVFSHPYGCSQMGEDHKNLQKALAALVRHPNAGAALVLGLGCENNNIGEFQKVLGDYDTRRVFFLECQAVQDEIQQGAELVKKLISYAAGFKRSLVPISKLVVGLKCGGSDGLSGLTANPLVGRFSDHLVACGGTSILTEVPEMFGAETILMNRCQDQQTFQNTVELIQNFKKYYTDHGQVVYENPSPGNKMGGITTLEDKSLGCIQKGGGSKVADVLQYTERVKQNGLNLLQGPGNDIVSTSALVMSGAQLILFTTGRGNPMGAGVPTIKIASNSGLSQFKENWIDFNAGSCLEQVQVRDLDTEFFQYVVQVAEGRKTKSEKAGFFEFTLWKQGVTL
- a CDS encoding AraC family transcriptional regulator, with protein sequence MKNRDNYFNREGQESFVDIFEKDDIKNGQNFPRHWHEHLQIYYFIRGTAKLECGKNCFEVQEGDLAVVNCNELHYLESTSDNLVFYTIRVEPAFLYSNHEDLLQAKYLAPITLNRIEFHNFIAGDTELLEIVKKVLEEYYNKQIGYELAVKGGIYFLIVRLLRCHVQHILTQTELEEREHTLLRFKPVFEMIESNYCEKITLSQLAETIGFSVHHFCRTFKQLTGKTTTDYMNHIRLDKAVYYLKQSDCNITEIALKCGFENINYFSRVFKKYYSVSPTQYRKLNKLNTGF
- a CDS encoding TetR/AcrR family transcriptional regulator; this translates as MPKIFSDAKKQFLYKSIKQNCIDLMCKKGYKQLNIRELAKITGISTGTFYNFYDSKEALILSIMEDAQRDLENRFWKLLECNRKITKAEFIDLYSFFFLRDKKNIFRYLSRDDLTAILLRAEKKQSFDAIKISMEKNIKYIDKPKKNINFHAVINFTQLIHLCIENSDLLVKEEIENTVKKLLENLADEIFEEES
- a CDS encoding sensor histidine kinase — protein: MNGKRKQRILYLAPILMLFLCLSCIAVIGLNTYRKLVFEHLSAFCEIAAENNPESEQYFLTALKEYQTLTEQEIDGNHYLEKYGYHAGEFYQVFPSGMFLAFFLLSLILVFSFGCGLRKIHRHNQRRAAYLTEYLENINIGADSTLIQTQEDDFSHLQDEIYKTVTMLYQTRESAVASKKRYAENLANIAHQLKTPITAASLSLQLMEKEGSSEYSVKIKKQLDRLNRLEEALLMLSKMDAGTLLLKQEKVDIYTVLNLAAENISDLLLKEHISVDIPDKGCIEFFGDLEWTMEALINLMKNCMEHSHSGGHVYCDYTWNPLYAEIQIWDEGRGFALEDLPHLFERFYRGKYAVSNGIGIGLALARSIFELQNGTVTARNLQAGGACFEIRIYSH
- a CDS encoding MFS transporter, translated to MNGKSYKTDNKSNNIVLIVVIAMTFMATLDSSIVNVALPVLSHQLSVPISSIEWVAASYSMIICSTILFFGRLGDIIGKSRIFHIGTILFTLASLLCGLSTSFAMLIACRFLQGIGASAYMANNHGIITELFPRESRGKALGILVTAVAIGNMVGPSVGGMILSVFHWNYIFYVNVPFGMIVFLLGIKFLPRGRKKQEKLDIAGSILQFMTTLLFFGSLILSQQISIFHPYITAGITASIILGIIFVYVEKKKNEPLLDVKIFKSIKFSANLGCALTSFICIASSSILIPFYLQNALGLSPFCAGFFMMLPPLILAVCSPVFGGISDKRNPEKVIFVGLLILSLGFFLMSQLMETSSVIFFAVFVSTMAAGQAIFQPANNALIMSTCPKSKLGIVGSVNSLVRNLGQTVGITLSTTLLYSFMSNKAGYKVTDYIAGRDDVFIYGMRHVYLILVAICLIGACLTGGRLLLKAVGR